A segment of the Georgenia sp. M64 genome:
ACGAAGGGGACGGTGAAGCGCCACTTGTCGATGTGGTTGGCGTAGTCGGCGGGGGTGAGGACCTCGGACTCGTCGACGTAGTCCACGCCGAGCGCCTGGAGCACCTGGGCCTCGACGAAGTGGCCGATGCGGGCCTTGGCCATCACGGGGATGGAGACGGCGGCGATGATGCCGTCGATCATGTCCGGGTCGCTCATGCGCGAGACCCCGCCCTGCGCGCGGATGTCGGCGGGCACCCGCTCGAGGGCCATGACGGCCACGGCGCCCGCGTCCTCGGCGATCTTGGCCTGCTCGGGGGTGACGACGTCCATGATGACGCCGCCCTTGAGCATCTCGGCCATCCCGCGCTTGACGCGGGCGGTGCCCTGCTGGGGCGCGGCGGCCGGCTCGGTGGCGAACTCGTTCTCAGACACGGTGACCTCGGGGGAAGGGCGGATGGAACCCCACCAGTCTAGTCGCGGCGGGCGGCGAACCCCGCCCGCGCCGAGACCACCTGCTCGAGCAGGTGCTGCTCGTCCAGGCGGGCGCCGATGTCGTACCGGCCGGTCAGGGCCCGCTGCCGCGCGAAGGCCAGGGAGGTCGCGGCCCGCTGGAAGTCCCTCATGGCGCCGCCGGCGCCGCGACGGGCGGCCCAGGCCCGCGCGTCCCGGCGGGCGGGCATCGAGGTGAGCATCTCCACCTCGAAGGGGGCGAACCAGCCGGCCCGGGCGTACTCCCCCAGCCGCCGCGCGATGGTGCGCTGCTCCGCGCGCCGGAGCGCCAGGACGAGCAGGATCGCGACGGCGAAGAGCGGCACCTGGACGGTCCAGTACACGCTCTCGTGGACGGCCATGACGGCCGAGCCGTTCCACAGGGCGTGCAGGGCGACGGCGCCGGCCCACCCCAGCGGCGCGAGCCACACCCAGGAGCCGCGGCTTCGGGTGCGGCTGGCCAGGCCCAGCGCCAGCCCGGTGCAGGCGGTGAAGGTCACGTGGGCGAAGGGCCCCTGGATCGCCCGCGCGAAGAAGACCTGCCCGAGCGCCTGCTCGTACTGGACGAAGTAGAGGATGTTCTCGGTGAAGGCGAACCCGGCGGCCACCACCGACCCGTAGACGATGCCGTCCACCGGGCCGTCGAAGTAGCGCCTGCGCAGCAGGAAGATGAGGAGGACGCCGACGCCCTTGGCGCTCTCCTCCACCAGGGGGGCGCCGACGACGGCGCCGAGGACCGAGGCGGTGGTGTCGTCGCCGGTGGTGGACAGGACCGAGAACGTGAACAGCTCGTTGAAGACGAGCGAGACCGCGGTGGAGACCCCGGCGCCCCACAGCAGGGCGGCGAGGAGCAGGCTCCGAGGCTCGGGCTCCCAGCGGTCGACCCAGCGCACGGTGGCGAGGACCACCACGAGTGGCACGAACGCCAGCGCCCCGGCCATGGCCGTGGAGGTCGCCCCGCCCACGCCCATGATGAGGGTGATCATCCAGTAGACGCCGGCCAGGCCGAGCGCGATGCCGAGGACCTCCACGACGAGGAGGGTCCGGCCCGGGGGCCGGCGCGGCGTCCAGCCAGCGACCGCGGGCGGCGCGCCGGGCGCGGGGGCGATCGCCGGACGGCCGGGCCGGCCCGGCGGGAGGTGCGAGGACCCGCTCGTCGTCATGGCCCACACCCTAGGGGGCCGGCTCAGCGCTGCGGCAGGACGTCGTCCATGTCGAACGGCTCGGGCAGGGGCGCGCGGCCGGCGAGGTGGAAGACCCGCACGACCGGGTCGGTGCGCAGCCGCCGGACCTGCTCGACGTGGGCGTTGTGGAACCGGCGCGCCAGCTGCAGCCGGTACCAGGCGTGCTCGAGCCGCTCGAGGGGGTCCGCGGCGCGGGGGTCGGCCGCGAGCTCGGCCCGGTCGGCCGGCTCGCCCAGCACGGCCCGGAGGGTACGGCTGAGCTCGCTCTCGACCAGGCCGCGGTCGGCTGCGGCGTCCCGGGCGTCGGCCCCGGTGAGGACGTCCGCCTCCGGGAAGCCCTCGAGGCCGTCGGCCACCACCCCACCCGGGGCGGCGTCGGCGGCCCGCAGCGCCACGTCCGTCACGGCGAGGGCCTCGGCCGGGTCGAGCGCGCCGCACGCGGCGAGCTCGCTGGCCGCCGCGGCGCGGCGCGCCAGCTGGGCGTCGAGGGTGACCCGGGAGCG
Coding sequences within it:
- a CDS encoding PrsW family intramembrane metalloprotease; amino-acid sequence: MTTSGSSHLPPGRPGRPAIAPAPGAPPAVAGWTPRRPPGRTLLVVEVLGIALGLAGVYWMITLIMGVGGATSTAMAGALAFVPLVVVLATVRWVDRWEPEPRSLLLAALLWGAGVSTAVSLVFNELFTFSVLSTTGDDTTASVLGAVVGAPLVEESAKGVGVLLIFLLRRRYFDGPVDGIVYGSVVAAGFAFTENILYFVQYEQALGQVFFARAIQGPFAHVTFTACTGLALGLASRTRSRGSWVWLAPLGWAGAVALHALWNGSAVMAVHESVYWTVQVPLFAVAILLVLALRRAEQRTIARRLGEYARAGWFAPFEVEMLTSMPARRDARAWAARRGAGGAMRDFQRAATSLAFARQRALTGRYDIGARLDEQHLLEQVVSARAGFAARRD